In a single window of the Bradyrhizobium sp. ORS 285 genome:
- a CDS encoding DUF4142 domain-containing protein, with product MMTKTIGAVRNKTLPALTTACVMSLLMAGGAVAAPKGQSPAKDQHFITEAIEGDLSEVNMGKLAQQKGQSDQVKQFGQALQQDHGEHLQKAQQLASQNGMKVPSEPNKQQQAIYNKLEGMSGDRFDRAFAKAMVSDHEKDIKKYQKEAAANSPLSDFAQQTVPVLQKHLDMAKSLGK from the coding sequence ATGATGACCAAGACAATCGGCGCTGTTCGCAACAAAACCTTGCCCGCCCTCACAACCGCTTGCGTCATGAGCTTGCTCATGGCCGGCGGCGCCGTAGCTGCCCCAAAGGGCCAGTCGCCGGCCAAGGATCAGCATTTCATAACCGAGGCGATCGAGGGCGATCTCTCCGAGGTCAATATGGGCAAGCTGGCGCAGCAGAAGGGCCAAAGCGATCAGGTCAAGCAGTTCGGGCAGGCGCTGCAGCAGGATCATGGCGAGCATCTGCAGAAGGCTCAGCAACTGGCGAGCCAGAACGGCATGAAAGTGCCGTCCGAGCCGAACAAGCAGCAGCAGGCGATCTACAACAAGCTGGAAGGAATGTCCGGCGACCGCTTCGACCGCGCCTTCGCGAAAGCGATGGTCAGCGATCACGAGAAGGATATTAAGAAGTACCAGAAGGAAGCGGCAGCGAACTCACCGCTCTCGGACTTCGCCCAGCAGACCGTTCCGGTGCTGCAGAAGCATCTGGACATGGCCAAATCGCTCGGCAAGTGA
- a CDS encoding glycosyltransferase — MNICFFGSSLVSSYWNGAATYYRGMLKEIAALGHHVTFYEPDAFERQAHRDIGDPSWARVVVYPATPDGWQRAIDEAVQSADLLVKASGVGVFDAELENAIATVPTEALRIYWDVDAPATLDAIAADPQHHLRKAIPRYDAVLTYGGGDPVVRAYRLAGARDCVPIYNALDPETHHPAPRRAEFDSDLNLLANRLPDREARIERFFIEAAAQRPQQTFVLGGSGWHDKPMPSNIRAVGHVGTADHNAFFCSARATLNVNRDSMAAYGFSPPTRVFEAAGAGACLITDQWEGIDLFLETDREVLVAADGAAVAAHLDALSPERAHAIGERGRARVLAHHTYRQRAHQFNNLLEGMSTRIEAAE; from the coding sequence GTGAACATCTGCTTTTTCGGCTCCAGTCTCGTCTCCTCCTACTGGAACGGCGCCGCCACTTATTATCGCGGCATGTTGAAGGAGATCGCAGCGCTCGGCCACCACGTCACCTTCTACGAGCCGGATGCCTTCGAGCGGCAGGCGCATCGCGACATCGGTGATCCCAGCTGGGCCAGGGTCGTCGTATATCCGGCGACACCGGACGGATGGCAGCGCGCGATCGACGAGGCGGTGCAATCGGCGGATCTCCTGGTCAAGGCCAGCGGCGTCGGCGTATTCGACGCCGAGCTCGAGAACGCCATTGCGACGGTCCCGACCGAGGCCCTGCGCATCTATTGGGACGTCGACGCGCCCGCGACCCTGGACGCCATCGCCGCAGATCCGCAACATCACCTGCGCAAGGCCATCCCCCGCTATGACGCGGTCCTGACCTATGGCGGCGGCGATCCGGTCGTGCGCGCCTATCGTCTTGCCGGCGCCCGCGATTGCGTGCCGATCTACAACGCGCTGGATCCCGAGACGCATCATCCCGCGCCACGGCGCGCTGAGTTCGACTCCGATCTCAATCTGCTCGCCAACCGGCTGCCGGATCGCGAGGCGCGCATCGAGCGCTTCTTCATCGAAGCTGCAGCGCAACGTCCACAGCAGACGTTCGTGCTCGGCGGCTCGGGCTGGCACGACAAGCCGATGCCGAGCAACATCCGCGCTGTCGGCCATGTCGGAACCGCCGATCACAACGCGTTCTTCTGCTCGGCCCGCGCCACCCTGAACGTCAATCGCGACAGCATGGCAGCCTACGGCTTCTCACCGCCAACCCGTGTGTTCGAAGCCGCAGGCGCCGGCGCGTGCCTGATCACGGATCAGTGGGAGGGCATCGATCTGTTTCTCGAAACGGACCGAGAGGTCCTGGTCGCCGCCGACGGCGCCGCGGTGGCGGCGCATCTGGACGCGCTGTCTCCCGAGCGCGCGCACGCCATCGGCGAGCGCGGCCGCGCCCGAGTCCTGGCGCACCACACCTATCGACAACGCGCCCATCAGTTCAACAACCTGCTCGAGGGCATGAGCACCCGCATCGAGGCCGCAGAATGA
- a CDS encoding ABC transporter ATP-binding protein, which translates to MTAAIEVRGVEKRFGNVSVIRDLNLSVNRGERHAIIGPNGAGKSTTFNLISGHIRPTSGEVRLNGTVISGLRPFEINRRGLSRSFQVTNVFSRMTVWENVRCAVLWAIGHRYAFWKNVDSLPEVRERTAEILDDIHLTHRRDVPAGLLTYAEQRELEIGVTIASGATVVMLDEPTAGMSNAETERAVALIRRLTEGRTLVIVEHDMSVVFGLADRISVLVYGHIIASGTPEEIRRDPKVREAYLGEEAH; encoded by the coding sequence ATGACAGCAGCCATCGAAGTCCGCGGCGTCGAAAAGCGCTTCGGCAATGTCAGCGTCATTCGCGACCTCAATCTCAGCGTCAACAGGGGTGAGCGCCACGCCATCATCGGTCCGAACGGCGCCGGCAAGTCCACGACGTTCAACCTGATCAGCGGGCACATCCGGCCGACCTCGGGCGAGGTGAGGTTGAACGGCACGGTCATCTCGGGCCTGCGGCCGTTCGAGATCAATCGCCGCGGCCTGTCGCGCTCGTTCCAGGTGACCAACGTGTTTTCTCGCATGACGGTGTGGGAGAACGTTCGGTGTGCCGTGCTGTGGGCCATCGGGCATCGCTACGCGTTCTGGAAGAATGTCGACAGCCTGCCGGAGGTGCGCGAGCGGACCGCGGAGATCCTCGACGACATCCATCTCACCCACCGGCGCGACGTTCCTGCGGGATTGTTGACCTATGCCGAGCAGCGCGAACTCGAGATCGGCGTGACCATCGCGAGCGGCGCGACGGTGGTCATGCTCGACGAGCCGACCGCCGGCATGAGCAACGCGGAAACGGAGCGCGCCGTGGCCTTGATCCGGCGGCTCACCGAGGGGCGGACCTTGGTGATCGTCGAGCACGACATGAGCGTGGTGTTCGGTCTCGCCGATCGCATCTCGGTGCTGGTCTATGGCCACATCATCGCGTCGGGCACGCCGGAGGAGATCCGGCGCGACCCGAAGGTGCGGGAAGCCTATCTCGGCGAGGAGGCCCACTGA
- a CDS encoding glycosyltransferase — MKCVLFYHAFSSCWNNGNAHFLRGVARELHALGHEVVVYEPADGWSRLNAIKDGGNDSLRAVSALFPGVDVRTYDGTLDLDEALDGADLVIVHEWNEPELVKAIGRHRIATGRFVLLFHDTHHRAVTAPQELGRFDLAGYDGVLAFGEVLRQIYLTLGWTSRAFTWHEAADIALYGPRPDVIPQHDLVWIGNWGDDERSAELREFLIAPVAALQLDATIYGVRYPDDALAAMRQAGIRYGGWLPAHRAPDAFAKARLTVHVPRAPYARSLPGIPTIRMFEAMACGIPIVSAPWDDAEALFPTSTYVRVSSGTEMREALRALLSDSDYAADIAAKARSTVLAHHTCRHRARELLQIAERFRDGEPAAATQFEGAAS; from the coding sequence ATGAAGTGCGTGCTGTTCTACCATGCGTTCTCGTCGTGCTGGAACAATGGCAATGCCCATTTCCTGCGTGGCGTCGCGCGCGAGCTGCATGCACTCGGGCACGAGGTCGTCGTCTACGAGCCGGCTGACGGTTGGAGCCGCCTGAACGCGATCAAGGACGGCGGCAACGACAGCCTGCGCGCGGTCTCCGCGCTATTCCCCGGTGTCGACGTCAGAACCTATGATGGCACGCTCGACCTCGACGAGGCGCTCGATGGCGCCGATCTCGTGATCGTGCATGAATGGAACGAGCCCGAGCTCGTCAAGGCGATCGGCCGTCACCGCATCGCGACCGGGCGCTTCGTCCTGCTATTCCATGATACCCATCACCGCGCCGTCACCGCTCCGCAGGAGCTCGGCCGCTTCGATCTTGCCGGCTATGACGGCGTGCTCGCCTTCGGCGAGGTGCTGCGCCAGATCTATCTGACCCTCGGCTGGACGTCGCGCGCCTTCACCTGGCACGAAGCTGCCGACATCGCGCTATACGGTCCGCGGCCTGATGTCATTCCCCAGCACGATCTGGTCTGGATCGGCAATTGGGGCGACGATGAGCGCAGCGCCGAACTCAGAGAATTCCTCATCGCTCCGGTCGCCGCGCTGCAGCTCGACGCCACCATCTATGGCGTTCGCTATCCGGATGATGCGCTCGCGGCGATGCGGCAGGCCGGTATCCGCTATGGCGGCTGGCTGCCCGCACACCGCGCTCCCGACGCCTTCGCCAAGGCACGTCTCACGGTACACGTGCCACGTGCTCCCTATGCGCGATCGCTGCCGGGCATTCCGACCATTCGCATGTTCGAAGCAATGGCCTGTGGCATTCCGATCGTGTCAGCGCCGTGGGATGACGCCGAGGCGCTGTTTCCGACCAGCACCTATGTGCGCGTCTCATCGGGGACCGAGATGCGCGAAGCATTGCGCGCCCTGCTATCCGATTCCGACTACGCCGCTGATATCGCCGCAAAGGCGCGCAGCACTGTCCTCGCGCATCACACCTGCCGCCATCGGGCGCGCGAGCTGCTGCAGATCGCGGAGAGGTTCAGGGACGGTGAGCCCGCGGCCGCGACACAATTCGAAGGAGCTGCATCGTGA
- a CDS encoding glycosyltransferase family 4 protein, which yields MSTLAGVSILMTTDTVGGVWIYATALATTLAARGADIHLVTLGPAPRADQRAMLQGTSVQLVETGLALEWQDPDARDLDHARRVLLALEREIQPDLVHLNSYREATFDWRAPVVVAAHSCVHSWGLACNETGFLQESRWQRYRALVAEGLQRADAWVAPSCAFGEVIGRIYEPPRPGALIWNGTASARQASASKDTFVLAAGRMWDKAKNLRVLAECADGLPCPVRVAGAGTDTIDAPSSLQQLGELAHGELRDRMSRAAIFASPALYEPFGLSVLEAASAGCALVLADIPTFRELWQDAALFVVPSDVRALRSTLSWLATDHRARATLQDAARQRSARYTLNRMATSYGELYGNLLAQAAPDHRSNTLAEACA from the coding sequence ATGAGCACGCTCGCGGGTGTCAGCATCCTGATGACGACCGACACCGTCGGCGGCGTGTGGATCTATGCGACGGCGCTGGCGACGACGCTCGCCGCGCGCGGCGCCGACATCCATCTGGTGACGTTGGGTCCGGCCCCGCGGGCGGATCAACGCGCGATGTTGCAGGGAACGAGCGTCCAGCTTGTCGAGACGGGCCTTGCGCTGGAATGGCAGGATCCGGACGCGCGCGATCTCGACCACGCCCGCCGCGTGCTGCTCGCCCTCGAACGCGAGATCCAACCGGACCTCGTTCATCTCAACAGCTATCGCGAAGCCACATTCGACTGGCGTGCGCCGGTGGTGGTGGCGGCGCATTCCTGCGTCCATTCGTGGGGACTGGCCTGCAACGAGACCGGTTTCCTGCAGGAGTCGCGATGGCAGCGCTATCGCGCGCTGGTCGCCGAGGGCCTGCAGCGTGCCGATGCGTGGGTGGCGCCCAGCTGCGCCTTTGGCGAGGTGATCGGCCGCATCTACGAGCCGCCTCGTCCGGGCGCTCTGATCTGGAACGGCACAGCCAGCGCACGCCAAGCATCGGCGTCGAAGGACACCTTCGTGCTTGCGGCAGGACGAATGTGGGACAAGGCCAAGAATCTCCGCGTGCTCGCTGAATGCGCCGATGGTCTGCCCTGCCCGGTTCGCGTCGCAGGAGCCGGTACGGACACGATCGATGCTCCGTCGTCGCTGCAGCAGCTGGGCGAGCTTGCACATGGCGAGCTGCGCGACCGGATGAGCCGCGCCGCGATCTTTGCAAGTCCCGCGCTGTACGAGCCGTTCGGCCTGTCCGTGCTCGAGGCGGCATCTGCCGGCTGCGCGCTCGTGCTGGCTGATATCCCGACCTTCCGCGAATTGTGGCAGGATGCGGCCCTGTTCGTCGTGCCGAGCGATGTCCGCGCCCTCAGGAGCACGTTGAGCTGGCTCGCAACCGATCATCGCGCGCGCGCCACGCTCCAGGACGCGGCACGCCAGCGTTCGGCTCGCTACACGCTCAATCGCATGGCCACGTCCTACGGCGAGCTCTATGGCAACCTGCTCGCGCAGGCCGCGCCCGATCACCGTTCGAACACCCTCGCCGAGGCCTGTGCATGA
- a CDS encoding ABC transporter ATP-binding protein yields the protein MLEVRNLHAYYGKSHILQGVDLDVAAGEVVSLLGRNGVGRSTTVKAIMGEVSPQGTIRFKGKDIAGLPSYKIARLGLGYVPEHRDIFPSLTVRQNLVLGIKDIRRPGKWRLQDMLDMFPNLAARADTPAGVLSGGEKQMLTTCRTLMGDPDLIMIDEPTEGLAPLIVQQVGDLIARIAAAGVAILLVEQKLSIAMRISKRVYVMGHGRVVFQGTPDQLKADAAVRQEWLEV from the coding sequence ATGCTCGAAGTCAGGAACCTCCACGCCTATTACGGCAAGAGCCACATCCTCCAGGGCGTCGACCTCGACGTTGCCGCGGGCGAAGTGGTGAGCCTGCTCGGCCGCAACGGCGTCGGACGCTCGACCACCGTGAAGGCGATCATGGGCGAGGTCAGCCCGCAGGGCACGATCCGCTTCAAGGGCAAGGACATTGCAGGCCTGCCGAGCTACAAGATCGCCCGGCTTGGACTGGGCTACGTGCCCGAGCATCGCGACATCTTCCCGAGCCTTACTGTGCGGCAGAATCTCGTGCTCGGCATCAAGGATATCAGGCGTCCGGGCAAGTGGCGCCTGCAGGACATGCTCGACATGTTTCCCAATCTCGCCGCGCGCGCCGATACGCCGGCCGGTGTTTTGTCGGGTGGCGAGAAGCAGATGCTGACCACCTGCCGGACACTGATGGGCGATCCTGACCTCATCATGATCGACGAGCCCACCGAGGGGCTGGCGCCGCTGATCGTGCAGCAGGTCGGCGACCTGATCGCGCGGATCGCGGCGGCCGGCGTCGCGATCCTGCTGGTCGAGCAGAAGCTCTCGATTGCGATGCGCATCTCCAAGCGCGTCTATGTCATGGGCCACGGCCGCGTCGTGTTCCAGGGAACGCCGGACCAGCTCAAGGCCGACGCCGCCGTGCGCCAGGAGTGGCTCGAAGTGTGA
- a CDS encoding UDP-glucuronic acid decarboxylase family protein produces the protein MTIQISIPTRRSLRTLVAGGAGFIGSHICDTLLRRGDTVICIDNLHTGSVRNIRPLLNHPNFSFIEHDVREPLEIEGRLDRVYNFACPASPPHYQQDPVGTMKTCVLGTLNLLELAQQKSARILQASTSEVYGDPEVHPQPENYVGHVNTIGPRACYDEGKRAAETLMFDYQRMYGTEIKVARIFNTYGPRMHENDGRVVSNFIVQALRGAPITVYGSGNQTRSFCFVDDLVRGLEMLMESPVSVTGPVNLGNPHEMSIEAIAREVLTCTRSSSTLEFKPLPVDDPKRRKPVISTAERLLGWRPQIPLRKGLEATIAYFALEVAGRGPSGPEKRPQRRQGRAQLAIARSP, from the coding sequence ATGACCATTCAGATCTCCATCCCCACCCGACGCTCTCTCCGTACGCTCGTTGCCGGCGGCGCGGGTTTCATCGGCTCGCATATCTGCGATACGCTGCTCAGGCGCGGCGACACCGTCATCTGCATCGATAATCTGCACACGGGGTCGGTGCGCAACATCCGCCCTCTGCTCAATCATCCCAACTTCAGCTTCATCGAGCACGACGTGCGCGAGCCGCTGGAGATCGAGGGTCGGCTCGACCGCGTCTACAATTTTGCCTGCCCGGCGTCGCCGCCGCACTATCAGCAGGATCCGGTCGGCACGATGAAGACCTGCGTGCTCGGCACGCTCAATCTGCTGGAGCTGGCGCAGCAAAAATCCGCACGCATCCTGCAGGCGTCGACCAGCGAGGTCTATGGCGACCCGGAAGTGCATCCGCAGCCGGAGAACTACGTCGGGCACGTCAACACGATCGGCCCGCGCGCCTGCTATGACGAAGGCAAACGCGCCGCCGAGACCTTGATGTTCGACTATCAGCGCATGTACGGGACCGAGATCAAGGTCGCACGCATCTTCAACACCTACGGTCCGCGCATGCACGAGAATGACGGCCGGGTGGTTTCGAACTTCATCGTGCAGGCGCTGCGCGGCGCGCCGATCACGGTCTATGGCTCCGGCAATCAGACGCGCAGCTTCTGCTTCGTGGATGACCTCGTGCGCGGGCTCGAGATGCTGATGGAGAGTCCCGTCTCGGTCACCGGCCCCGTCAATCTCGGTAATCCGCACGAGATGAGCATCGAGGCGATCGCGCGCGAGGTGCTGACCTGCACGCGATCCAGCTCGACGCTGGAGTTCAAGCCGCTGCCGGTCGACGATCCCAAGCGCCGCAAGCCGGTGATCAGCACGGCCGAGCGCCTGCTCGGCTGGCGGCCGCAGATTCCGCTGCGCAAGGGGCTGGAGGCGACGATCGCCTATTTCGCGCTGGAAGTCGCCGGGCGTGGCCCCTCTGGTCCCGAGAAGCGGCCGCAACGCCGGCAGGGCCGCGCGCAACTCGCCATCGCCCGGTCGCCGTAG
- a CDS encoding branched-chain amino acid ABC transporter permease — MTAAVTSASPVSARSAGSHLRFYAIWLLGIAVLIILPLLFSSGGSLTSFSLIGIAIVFALSYNILLGQTGLLSFGHAVHYGLGGFAACHMMNAVVAHGWPIPLPFIPLFGGLGGLAFAILLGWVMTKRAGTVFAMISLGIGELVASSSLILRSVFGGEAGITTDRTALPRMFGWTFGPQIQVYYLIAFWLVLSAIAMYALTRTPLGRISNAVRDNPERVQFIGYDPHVVRYLAFCFAGFFAGVAGGLAAISFEIANSAYLGAIQSGLVLFSTFIGGTAYFFGPILGAILVTYLQLGLTSLTSVWQLYFGIIFIGIVMFSPGGIAGLLMMHRPLVRARTLGMVIPSYLLAVVPTAALACGVILTIETVARYSGGDAINLFGVAFNPQSPVTWAVAAVLVVGGFLVARLTWQRIAEAWDRAATVARDRGYLA, encoded by the coding sequence ATGACCGCAGCAGTAACTTCGGCCTCGCCGGTGTCGGCGCGGTCAGCCGGATCTCACCTCCGCTTCTACGCCATCTGGCTGCTCGGCATTGCCGTGCTGATCATCCTGCCGCTGCTGTTCAGCTCGGGCGGATCGCTGACCTCGTTCAGCCTGATCGGGATCGCGATCGTCTTTGCGCTCTCCTACAACATCCTGCTCGGCCAGACAGGGCTGCTGTCGTTCGGCCATGCGGTTCACTATGGCCTGGGCGGCTTTGCCGCCTGCCATATGATGAACGCGGTGGTCGCGCATGGCTGGCCGATTCCGCTGCCGTTCATCCCGCTGTTCGGCGGGCTGGGCGGGCTTGCCTTCGCCATCCTCCTCGGCTGGGTCATGACCAAGCGGGCCGGCACGGTGTTCGCGATGATCTCGCTTGGGATCGGCGAGCTCGTCGCGTCGTCGTCGCTGATCCTGCGCTCGGTGTTCGGCGGCGAAGCCGGCATCACCACGGACCGGACGGCTCTGCCGCGCATGTTCGGCTGGACCTTCGGGCCGCAGATCCAGGTCTATTACCTCATCGCGTTCTGGCTGGTGCTGTCGGCGATCGCGATGTACGCGCTGACCCGGACCCCGCTGGGGCGGATCAGCAACGCCGTTCGCGACAATCCCGAGCGCGTCCAGTTCATCGGCTACGACCCGCACGTCGTCCGCTATCTCGCTTTTTGCTTCGCCGGCTTCTTCGCGGGCGTCGCAGGGGGCCTCGCGGCGATCAGCTTCGAGATTGCTAATTCCGCCTATCTCGGCGCGATCCAGTCGGGGCTCGTGCTGTTTTCCACCTTCATCGGCGGCACCGCCTATTTCTTCGGTCCGATTCTCGGCGCCATCCTGGTGACCTATCTCCAACTCGGGCTGACGAGCCTCACTAGCGTGTGGCAGCTCTATTTCGGCATCATCTTCATCGGCATCGTAATGTTCTCGCCCGGCGGCATCGCCGGCCTGCTGATGATGCACCGGCCGCTGGTCCGGGCCCGCACACTCGGAATGGTGATCCCGTCCTATCTCCTGGCGGTCGTGCCGACTGCCGCACTCGCCTGCGGCGTCATCCTGACGATCGAGACCGTCGCGCGCTACTCCGGCGGCGACGCGATCAACCTGTTCGGCGTGGCGTTCAATCCGCAATCGCCGGTGACGTGGGCTGTCGCCGCAGTCCTGGTGGTCGGTGGCTTCCTTGTCGCACGCTTGACCTGGCAGCGGATCGCCGAAGCCTGGGATAGGGCCGCCACCGTGGCGCGTGACCGGGGGTATCTGGCATGA
- a CDS encoding glycosyltransferase — protein MNLNIVVIGLSVTSSWGNGHATTYRALLSALARRGHSVTFLERDVPWYREHRDLTDPAGWSVKLYQSLQDLPRLFGAAIRDADLVMVGSYVPDGIAIADWVTSHARGVTAFYDIDTPVTLAQLEHGLDYLSPAMIPRFDLYLSFSGGPALAMIEDLYGSPLARVLYCSADLELYQPRETPERWTLGYLGTYSADRQPQLDRFLIEPARGLADNDFVVAGAQYPDAITWPANVERIAHLAPRQHAEFFSAQRFTLNVTRADMRALGFSPSVRLFEAAACGTPVLSDHWPGLETIFVPNSEILVVSTPQDVTSILQEMPEDTRRGIAERASRRVRRDHTPDHRARQLEDYYREALARRARPAKTTATEAPVELKLGLS, from the coding sequence ATGAACCTGAACATCGTCGTCATCGGATTGTCGGTCACATCGTCCTGGGGCAACGGCCATGCCACGACCTATCGTGCGCTGCTGTCGGCGCTCGCGCGGCGCGGCCACAGCGTGACATTTCTGGAGCGCGACGTGCCCTGGTATCGCGAGCACCGGGACCTCACCGATCCCGCCGGCTGGAGCGTGAAGCTCTATCAATCACTACAGGATCTGCCCCGGCTGTTCGGTGCAGCGATCCGCGACGCAGACCTCGTCATGGTCGGCTCCTATGTTCCGGACGGCATCGCCATCGCCGACTGGGTGACCTCGCACGCCCGCGGCGTCACCGCCTTCTACGATATCGACACGCCCGTGACCCTGGCGCAGCTCGAGCACGGGCTCGACTATCTGTCGCCGGCGATGATCCCGCGCTTCGATCTTTATCTGTCGTTCTCGGGCGGCCCGGCGCTGGCGATGATCGAGGATCTCTATGGCAGCCCGCTCGCACGCGTTCTCTATTGCAGCGCGGATCTCGAGCTGTATCAGCCGCGCGAGACGCCGGAGCGCTGGACGCTGGGCTATCTCGGCACCTACAGCGCCGACCGTCAGCCGCAACTCGACCGCTTCCTGATCGAACCGGCGCGCGGACTTGCAGATAATGATTTCGTGGTCGCCGGCGCGCAATATCCCGACGCGATCACCTGGCCTGCCAATGTCGAGCGCATCGCGCATCTCGCGCCGCGGCAACACGCCGAGTTCTTCTCCGCGCAGCGCTTCACGCTCAACGTGACGCGGGCGGATATGCGAGCCCTCGGCTTCTCGCCGAGCGTGCGGCTGTTCGAGGCGGCCGCCTGCGGCACGCCGGTGCTGTCCGACCACTGGCCCGGGCTCGAGACGATCTTCGTGCCGAACAGCGAGATCCTCGTGGTGTCCACACCGCAGGACGTCACCAGCATTCTGCAGGAGATGCCGGAGGACACGCGTCGCGGCATCGCCGAGCGCGCCAGCCGTCGCGTCCGCCGCGACCACACGCCCGATCATCGCGCCCGGCAGCTCGAGGATTACTACCGCGAGGCGCTGGCACGTCGGGCGCGCCCGGCGAAGACCACTGCGACCGAAGCCCCCGTCGAACTGAAACTGGGATTGTCATGA
- a CDS encoding acyl-CoA dehydrogenase family protein — protein sequence MTRASIPPIDCTSLQIQLAALPGLARLRELSPGFAEATDKTIAAILEQAAAFAADRLEALNAQSDSAAPRLTDGAVATSQLHREVWRDYAEGGWIALDLPEQLGGQGLPLVMAVAVQEVFDRHCAAFGMLPVPMRSAVRLIDAWTSDDSIRSEWLPKLVAGEWGATICISEVGAGSDASRIRTKAVARGDGCWSITGEKQWISFGGHDLTGRIVHCLLARTDGAKGLSLFLVPDRIDGAANGVVVRNIEHKLGLHLSPTCAMGFENATGYLLGEEGRGLSQMFVMITNMRMAVGAMGLGMASAAADTALSYARQRLQGGSGAQPLPITAHADVQRMLMSMQANVEAARALIYVAAVEADLARTETDAEARRDHSALAQWLLPIIKTLGGELAFTTADSAIQVLGGAGYTTDWPVEQLLRDSRVLPIFEGTTGMQGLDLLHRRLWKDGGEGLRVFLTRANADIAVFASRDTEAANAAGEIVELLETTAQQLARMTDRPRDGEAGATAFLHLAIDAALGWSAARLAAIDGAVPACVRLRTLGRFLIDDLLARARCHAAMATRGAASLDGFSTLI from the coding sequence ATGACCCGCGCCAGCATTCCGCCGATCGACTGTACCAGCCTTCAAATCCAGCTCGCGGCCCTGCCGGGTCTTGCCCGGCTGCGCGAGTTGTCGCCCGGCTTTGCCGAAGCGACTGACAAGACGATCGCAGCCATTCTCGAGCAGGCGGCAGCCTTTGCGGCCGATCGGCTCGAGGCCCTCAACGCGCAATCGGACAGTGCGGCACCGCGGCTGACGGATGGCGCTGTCGCGACCTCACAGTTGCACCGCGAGGTCTGGCGCGACTATGCGGAGGGCGGCTGGATTGCGCTGGACCTCCCGGAGCAGCTTGGCGGCCAGGGGCTGCCGCTGGTGATGGCCGTCGCCGTGCAGGAGGTGTTCGATCGTCATTGCGCCGCGTTCGGCATGCTGCCGGTGCCAATGCGCTCCGCCGTGAGGCTGATCGATGCCTGGACCTCGGACGACAGCATCCGCTCGGAATGGCTGCCGAAGCTGGTCGCAGGCGAGTGGGGCGCAACGATCTGCATCTCCGAAGTGGGCGCCGGCTCAGATGCCAGCCGCATCCGGACCAAGGCCGTGGCCCGCGGCGACGGGTGCTGGTCGATCACTGGCGAGAAGCAATGGATTTCGTTCGGCGGCCACGATCTGACCGGACGCATCGTGCATTGCCTGCTGGCGCGCACCGACGGCGCCAAGGGACTGTCGCTCTTCCTCGTTCCCGATCGCATCGATGGCGCGGCCAACGGAGTCGTTGTCCGCAACATCGAGCACAAGCTTGGCCTACATCTGTCTCCGACCTGCGCGATGGGCTTCGAGAATGCCACCGGCTATCTGCTCGGAGAGGAAGGCCGAGGCCTGTCGCAGATGTTCGTGATGATCACCAACATGCGGATGGCGGTTGGTGCCATGGGCCTCGGCATGGCATCGGCGGCGGCCGACACTGCCCTCAGCTATGCGCGCCAGCGCCTTCAGGGCGGATCCGGCGCGCAGCCATTGCCGATTACGGCGCATGCTGACGTTCAGCGCATGCTGATGTCGATGCAGGCGAATGTCGAGGCCGCGCGGGCCCTGATCTATGTCGCCGCGGTCGAAGCCGATCTCGCGCGGACCGAGACCGATGCGGAGGCACGGCGCGATCATTCGGCGCTGGCTCAATGGCTGTTGCCGATCATCAAGACGCTCGGCGGCGAGCTTGCCTTCACGACCGCGGACAGCGCCATCCAGGTGCTCGGCGGCGCCGGCTATACGACGGATTGGCCCGTCGAGCAGCTGCTGCGCGACTCCCGCGTGCTGCCGATCTTCGAGGGGACCACTGGAATGCAGGGGCTTGATCTGCTGCATCGCCGGTTATGGAAGGACGGCGGCGAGGGACTGCGTGTGTTTCTGACACGAGCGAACGCTGACATCGCCGTGTTCGCGTCGCGCGACACGGAGGCAGCCAACGCCGCAGGCGAGATCGTCGAACTGCTGGAGACGACGGCGCAGCAGCTCGCGCGCATGACGGATCGGCCGCGCGACGGCGAGGCTGGTGCTACGGCCTTTCTGCACCTCGCGATCGATGCTGCGCTCGGCTGGTCGGCCGCACGGCTCGCCGCGATCGACGGAGCCGTGCCGGCGTGCGTTCGGTTGCGGACACTCGGCCGTTTCCTGATCGATGACCTCCTCGCGCGGGCGCGATGCCATGCCGCGATGGCTACCCGAGGCGCTGCGTCGCTGGATGGTTTTTCGACGTTGATCTGA